The following are encoded in a window of uncultured Sphaerochaeta sp. genomic DNA:
- a CDS encoding DUF5698 domain-containing protein: MVDSASLYLALMIFLARVVDVSLGTLRHVLVIRGKRALTFVIAFVESIIWVFAVSRVINDLSDPLMAIAFAFGFAAGTFVGITLESFLKIGDQVVKVFTQKGSAVAQLLREQGFRVTEFQGKGRDGTIYLLFVQVPRRSVKQVMKLTRSIDPTCYLVVEDIKMRAYA, encoded by the coding sequence GTGGTCGATTCTGCTTCGCTCTATTTGGCCTTGATGATCTTCCTCGCGAGAGTGGTGGATGTATCTCTGGGTACCTTGCGTCATGTTCTTGTCATACGTGGCAAGAGAGCTCTTACGTTTGTAATTGCATTCGTTGAATCCATCATCTGGGTGTTTGCTGTATCGAGGGTCATCAATGACCTGTCAGATCCTCTCATGGCTATTGCCTTTGCATTTGGATTCGCTGCTGGGACTTTTGTGGGTATCACCTTGGAAAGCTTTCTAAAAATCGGGGATCAAGTAGTAAAAGTCTTCACCCAGAAGGGTTCTGCAGTTGCACAGCTGCTAAGAGAACAGGGTTTTCGTGTCACTGAGTTTCAGGGGAAGGGAAGGGATGGAACTATCTATCTCCTGTTCGTACAAGTTCCCAGAAGATCGGTGAAGCAAGTCATGAAACTTACCCGTTCCATTGATCCAACCTGCTACCTTGTAGTCGAAGATATCAAGATGCGTGCCTATGCATAA